Proteins encoded by one window of Ramlibacter tataouinensis:
- a CDS encoding AraC family transcriptional regulator: MDALSEVLKVVRLGSAVFFHARFTAPWCFQAPQAASVMQTLHPGAEQLILYHFVTEGRCTISMADGPPLELVAGDIVMFPHGDAHRMASEAQVAPGPPVDLPALLRRKPRMLRFGGGGQATGFICGYLECDPRLCRPILAALPSVLRVSLRGDASADWLEASIRYAVAEAGSPRPGGEGVLAKLSEVMMVETLRRHMAQLPPEQTGWLAGLRDRIVGKALSRLHESPAQGWTVESLAREAGASRSVLAERFAHFVGQTPMAYLARWRMALAANLLRGSSLSLARVAEEVGYETDAAFSRAFRREFGVPPAAWRKQQIERRPGLRLATGTEEGAVLEPKRAQAG; the protein is encoded by the coding sequence ATGGATGCGCTGTCGGAGGTGCTGAAGGTGGTGCGGCTGGGCAGCGCGGTGTTCTTCCATGCGCGCTTCACGGCGCCCTGGTGCTTCCAGGCGCCGCAGGCCGCGTCGGTGATGCAGACCCTGCATCCCGGCGCCGAGCAGCTGATCCTCTACCACTTCGTGACCGAGGGCCGCTGCACGATCTCCATGGCGGACGGCCCGCCGCTGGAACTGGTGGCCGGCGACATCGTGATGTTTCCGCACGGCGACGCGCACCGCATGGCCTCGGAGGCCCAGGTCGCACCCGGTCCCCCGGTGGACCTGCCGGCGTTGCTGCGGCGCAAGCCGCGCATGCTGCGCTTTGGCGGCGGCGGCCAGGCCACCGGCTTCATCTGCGGCTATCTCGAATGCGACCCGCGGCTGTGCCGCCCGATCCTGGCGGCGCTGCCGAGCGTGCTGCGGGTCAGCCTGCGCGGCGACGCCAGTGCCGACTGGCTGGAAGCGTCGATCCGCTACGCCGTGGCCGAGGCCGGCTCGCCGCGGCCGGGCGGCGAGGGCGTGCTGGCCAAGCTGTCCGAGGTGATGATGGTCGAGACCCTGCGCCGCCACATGGCGCAGTTGCCGCCCGAGCAGACCGGCTGGCTGGCGGGCCTGCGCGACCGCATCGTGGGCAAGGCGCTCTCGCGGCTGCACGAAAGCCCGGCGCAGGGCTGGACCGTGGAAAGCCTGGCGCGCGAGGCCGGGGCTTCGCGCTCGGTGCTGGCCGAGCGCTTCGCCCACTTCGTCGGCCAGACCCCGATGGCCTACCTGGCGCGCTGGCGCATGGCTCTGGCGGCCAACCTGCTGCGCGGCAGTTCGCTGAGCCTGGCGCGGGTGGCGGAGGAGGTCGGCTACGAAACCGATGCCGCGTTCAGCCGCGCCTTCCGCCGCGAGTTCGGCGTGCCGCCGGCCGCCTGGCGCAAGCAGCAGATCGAGCGGCGTCCGGGCCTGCGGCTGGCGACCGGCACAGAAGAGGGCGCTGTCCTCGAGCCCAAGCGGGCCCAGGCAGGCTGA
- a CDS encoding class I SAM-dependent methyltransferase: MSIVLDSPTQASATPDYAAIKQRQQATWASGDYAVIGTTLQIIGETLCEAVDLRAGERVLDVAAGNGNATLAAARRFARVTSTDYVPRLLERGAERARAEGLEVQFQVADAEALPFPDGSFDVALSTVGVMFAPDAERCAAELLRVVRSGGRIGLANWTPEGFLGQVFKLLGKHMPPPAGVRSPMQWGDEGRLGELFGARGDVRCQRRMFNFRYASAAHWIDVFRRWYGPTHKLFAALDAAGQQRLDSELTALLDQWNQGGPASLLIPAEYLEVVVTVR, from the coding sequence ATGTCCATCGTCCTCGACTCCCCAACCCAGGCCAGCGCGACCCCCGACTACGCGGCCATCAAGCAGCGCCAGCAGGCCACCTGGGCCAGCGGCGACTACGCCGTCATCGGCACCACGCTGCAGATCATCGGCGAGACGCTGTGCGAAGCCGTCGACCTGCGTGCCGGCGAACGCGTGCTCGACGTGGCGGCCGGCAACGGCAATGCCACGCTGGCGGCCGCGCGCCGGTTCGCCCGCGTCACGTCCACCGACTACGTGCCGCGGCTGCTCGAGCGCGGCGCCGAGCGCGCCCGCGCCGAGGGCCTGGAGGTGCAGTTCCAGGTCGCGGACGCGGAGGCGCTGCCGTTTCCCGACGGCAGCTTCGACGTGGCGCTGTCCACCGTGGGCGTGATGTTCGCGCCCGACGCCGAACGCTGCGCCGCCGAGCTGCTGCGGGTGGTGCGCAGCGGCGGCCGCATCGGCCTAGCCAACTGGACGCCCGAGGGTTTCCTGGGGCAGGTCTTCAAGCTGCTCGGCAAGCACATGCCGCCCCCGGCCGGCGTGCGCTCGCCCATGCAGTGGGGCGACGAAGGCCGCCTCGGGGAGTTGTTTGGCGCGCGCGGCGACGTTCGCTGCCAACGCCGGATGTTCAACTTCCGCTACGCATCGGCCGCCCACTGGATCGACGTGTTCCGCCGCTGGTACGGACCGACCCACAAGCTGTTCGCCGCGCTCGACGCAGCCGGCCAGCAGCGGCTGGACAGCGAGCTGACCGCCCTGCTCGACCAGTGGAACCAGGGCGGTCCGGCCTCGCTGCTCATCCCGGCCGAATACCTGGAAGTCGTGGTGACCGTTCGCTGA
- a CDS encoding LysR substrate-binding domain-containing protein produces MHFDLTDLRLFVAAAEEGNLTRASVLQHLSLAAASARIKALEAQSGLPLFLRQARGVRLTPAGEAFLHHARGVLRQADELRADLLEYGDGLGGHLRVFANTTAVTDFLPEILPAFLAGNPRVSVDLQEKPNAEIPRGVLDGRADIGIVAGPLDTLGLRTIHFSTDRLVLVTSRRHRLARRKRVSFAETLQEDAIGMHEGSTLQTFLAAITQQMGQRLKLRVQLSSFEAMCRMIGAGVGVGVMPESAARRNQAAMNLALVELTDAWSIRERYLLVRDKEALPAFARALVDAVCQHYAPSA; encoded by the coding sequence ATGCATTTCGACCTGACCGACCTGCGCCTGTTCGTGGCGGCGGCGGAGGAGGGCAACCTCACCCGCGCCTCGGTGCTGCAGCACCTGTCGCTGGCGGCCGCCAGTGCGCGCATCAAGGCACTGGAGGCGCAGTCCGGCCTGCCGCTGTTCCTGCGCCAGGCGCGCGGCGTGCGGCTGACGCCGGCCGGCGAAGCCTTCCTGCACCATGCGCGCGGCGTGCTGCGCCAGGCCGACGAGTTGCGGGCCGACCTGCTGGAGTATGGCGACGGCCTGGGCGGCCACCTGCGGGTGTTCGCCAACACCACCGCGGTCACCGACTTCCTGCCCGAGATCCTGCCCGCCTTCCTGGCCGGCAACCCGCGGGTCAGCGTGGACCTTCAGGAAAAACCGAACGCTGAGATCCCGCGCGGCGTGCTCGACGGCCGCGCCGACATCGGCATCGTGGCCGGTCCGCTGGACACGCTGGGGCTGCGCACCATCCACTTCAGCACCGACCGGCTGGTGCTGGTCACCTCGCGCCGGCACCGGTTGGCGCGCCGCAAGCGGGTGTCCTTTGCCGAGACCCTGCAGGAAGACGCGATCGGCATGCACGAGGGCAGCACCCTGCAGACCTTCCTGGCCGCCATCACCCAGCAGATGGGCCAGCGGCTGAAGCTGCGGGTGCAGCTGAGCAGCTTCGAGGCGATGTGCCGGATGATCGGCGCCGGCGTGGGCGTGGGCGTGATGCCCGAAAGCGCCGCCCGCCGCAACCAGGCCGCCATGAACCTGGCCCTGGTCGAGCTGACCGATGCCTGGAGCATCCGCGAGCGCTACCTGCTGGTGCGCGACAAGGAGGCGCTGCCGGCTTTCGCGCGTGCGCTGGTCGATGCGGTCTGCCAGCACTACGCGCCGTCGGCCTGA
- a CDS encoding FAS1-like dehydratase domain-containing protein — MSAPPSATAIDPQTLSHLQSWVGRTETLDDAVTPVPIRALSATLDLPAADATAGTALPPLWHWLYFLPLYRQSELGADGHARLGGFLPPVPLPRRMWAGGRLQWEPGNPLVVGDAIRRVSRIASVAHKAGRSGDLLFVLVRHEIHNAQGLALTEEHDIVYRALPQPGDPTPDPVAAPQQAAWQQQVEPDPVLLFRFSALTFNGHRIHYDRRHVTEVEGYPGLVVHGPLIATLLAGLVRRHAPQRFMRRFEFKAVRPTFDLHPFRVMGQPAADGKTVRLWSQDHQGWLAMQATAEMA; from the coding sequence ATGAGCGCACCACCGTCCGCGACCGCCATCGATCCGCAGACCCTGTCGCACCTGCAGTCCTGGGTGGGCCGCACCGAGACGCTGGACGACGCCGTGACGCCGGTCCCGATCCGCGCGCTCTCGGCCACCCTCGACCTGCCCGCCGCGGATGCCACTGCGGGCACGGCCCTGCCCCCGCTGTGGCACTGGCTGTATTTCCTGCCGCTGTACCGGCAGAGCGAGCTGGGAGCCGACGGCCATGCGCGGCTGGGCGGCTTCCTGCCGCCGGTGCCGCTGCCGCGCCGCATGTGGGCCGGTGGCCGCCTGCAGTGGGAGCCCGGCAACCCGCTGGTGGTGGGCGATGCGATCCGGCGCGTGTCGCGCATCGCCTCGGTCGCGCACAAGGCGGGCCGCAGCGGCGACCTGCTGTTCGTGCTGGTGCGCCATGAGATCCACAACGCGCAAGGCCTGGCGCTGACCGAGGAGCACGACATCGTCTACCGCGCCCTCCCCCAGCCCGGCGATCCGACGCCGGACCCGGTCGCAGCGCCGCAGCAAGCCGCCTGGCAGCAACAGGTCGAGCCCGACCCGGTGCTGCTGTTCCGTTTTTCCGCACTGACCTTCAACGGCCACCGCATCCACTACGACCGCCGGCACGTGACCGAAGTCGAGGGCTATCCCGGCCTGGTCGTGCACGGGCCCCTGATCGCCACCCTGCTGGCCGGGCTGGTGCGCCGGCACGCGCCGCAGCGCTTCATGCGCCGCTTCGAGTTCAAGGCCGTGCGGCCCACCTTCGACCTGCACCCGTTCCGGGTCATGGGCCAGCCCGCCGCCGATGGCAAGACCGTGCGGCTCTGGTCGCAGGACCACCAGGGCTGGCTGGCCATGCAGGCCACGGCCGAGATGGCCTGA